One Micromonospora eburnea genomic region harbors:
- a CDS encoding glycosyltransferase family 39 protein: MRDGLDDPPDGGVAPAGVTAAGEAPAPEAGGWRWWPLLALVGMAAFLAAFLYYGRHRSPIRFGAFSHPPIYGVWDPTWDPLTLVVVPAALLLAGVGWAVTASRRIPSWAVLGLVVGGGVLVATAVGLVRGDWHDLVRGVSTDENSPYYTSDLHFLDELGVRGFAERHPEMTTQLHSYNSRTHPPGIHIFLYGLFRLVGAEHSLRIAVIIAVLALAAAVNAWAIGRLLGGERAGRIAAVLFVAAPGPLLLAYSSMDMIFALVISGSVALFVLAIHRRSTPVAAVAGAVLGLATLLTFATSFIALAATVAVLVQTRSARASVRLLGASVAGGLAVVVLARLTLGIDVLASYRSSPGAERAYDPYWIVASPSAWLIYAGLPLAALGVVALFRPPLGSRRAVLPLVLVLIMVVWASLPPVVTKLRPGEVERTWAFLYPLVAASAGLLVDRWSRGLGRWSGPLVAGLVLLSVGQAVLISGLWDNLN; the protein is encoded by the coding sequence GTGCGGGATGGGCTCGACGATCCGCCGGATGGCGGTGTCGCCCCGGCCGGCGTGACCGCCGCCGGCGAGGCCCCGGCGCCCGAGGCGGGTGGCTGGCGGTGGTGGCCGTTGCTGGCCCTGGTCGGGATGGCTGCCTTCCTGGCGGCCTTCCTGTACTACGGCCGGCACCGGTCGCCGATCCGGTTCGGCGCGTTCAGCCATCCGCCGATCTACGGCGTCTGGGACCCCACCTGGGATCCGCTCACGCTGGTCGTCGTACCGGCCGCGCTGCTGCTTGCCGGGGTCGGCTGGGCGGTGACCGCCTCCCGCCGGATCCCATCGTGGGCCGTGCTGGGGTTGGTGGTCGGCGGGGGCGTGCTCGTCGCGACGGCCGTGGGGCTGGTCCGCGGGGACTGGCACGACCTCGTGCGGGGCGTGTCGACCGACGAGAACTCGCCGTACTACACCAGCGATCTGCACTTCCTGGACGAGCTGGGGGTACGCGGCTTCGCCGAGCGGCACCCGGAGATGACCACCCAGCTGCACTCCTACAACTCGCGTACCCACCCGCCCGGGATCCACATCTTCCTGTACGGGCTGTTCCGCCTCGTCGGCGCCGAGCACTCCCTGCGGATCGCCGTCATCATCGCCGTGCTCGCGCTCGCGGCGGCGGTGAACGCGTGGGCGATCGGCCGGCTGCTGGGCGGGGAGCGGGCCGGTCGGATCGCCGCCGTGCTGTTCGTGGCCGCGCCCGGACCGCTCCTGCTGGCCTACAGCAGCATGGACATGATCTTCGCGTTGGTGATCTCGGGCAGCGTCGCCCTGTTCGTGCTCGCCATCCACCGGCGCTCCACGCCGGTCGCGGCAGTCGCGGGCGCTGTCCTCGGGCTCGCCACGTTGCTGACCTTCGCCACCTCGTTCATCGCGCTGGCCGCTACGGTGGCGGTGCTGGTGCAGACCCGAAGCGCGCGTGCCTCGGTCCGGCTGCTCGGCGCATCGGTGGCCGGCGGGCTGGCCGTGGTCGTCCTGGCCCGGCTGACGCTCGGGATCGACGTGCTGGCCTCCTACCGGTCGTCCCCGGGAGCCGAACGTGCGTACGATCCGTACTGGATCGTGGCCAGCCCGTCGGCGTGGCTCATCTACGCCGGTCTGCCCCTGGCCGCGCTGGGCGTCGTCGCCCTGTTCCGCCCGCCCCTGGGCAGCCGTCGGGCTGTGCTGCCGCTGGTGCTCGTCCTGATCATGGTGGTCTGGGCATCCCTGCCACCCGTTGTCACCAAGCTGCGTCCCGGCGAGGTCGAGCGCACCTGGGCGTTCCTCTACCCGTTGGTCGCCGCGTCGGCGGGGCTCCTGGTCGATCGGTGGAGCCGAGGTCTCGGGCGCTGGTCCGGCCCGCTGGTGGCCGGACTGGTCCTGCTCTCGGTGGGGCAGGCGGTGCTGATTTCCGGCCTCTGGGACAACCTGAACTGA
- a CDS encoding glycosyltransferase family 4 protein — MLVDNGVNGDSRVQKAARSAADAGWDVVLLGRSPHGAPETWRLGGAEVRLLPMPDPLARRRHEFRRAWLRWPLAYPPSGIAPHRAQAVKAWRADLAVRAARLALADPATPRLGLRRRALRAEELAAKVTQKWVSFRYWQLTRARTRRKFRNPWDRAYTLFWQLAKGDGAWRRLEPGLWDYELAYGPVVDELRPDLIHANDFRMLGVAARAKIRAAVEGREIKVVWDAHEFLPGLKPWRDNARWLPAHRAHEREYAPYADAVMTVSGDLAELLRREHGLAELPDVVLNAPAAHHEELVPDAPAPDLRALCGIGPDVPLLVYSGAAARQRGLDIMVDALPQLPGVHVALVVNKPTGPYVSGVLARAAKLGVADRVHALPYVAHWQVVPFLSGADAGVIPIHHWPNHEIALITKFFEYSHARLPLVVSDVKTMAETVRSTGQGEVFRAEDVADYVRAVRVVLADPARYRAAYDRPGLLANWTWEAQAEVLDGVYSRLLPDRPRAVAGTPAEPGAPQPPVGAAR; from the coding sequence ATGCTGGTCGACAACGGCGTCAACGGCGACTCGCGGGTGCAGAAGGCCGCCCGTTCGGCCGCGGACGCCGGGTGGGACGTCGTCCTGCTCGGCCGCTCCCCGCACGGGGCGCCGGAGACCTGGCGGCTCGGTGGGGCCGAGGTGCGGCTGCTGCCCATGCCCGATCCGCTCGCCCGCCGGCGGCACGAGTTCCGCCGCGCCTGGTTGCGGTGGCCGCTGGCGTACCCGCCGAGCGGGATCGCCCCGCACCGGGCCCAGGCGGTCAAGGCGTGGCGAGCCGATCTGGCGGTGCGTGCCGCCCGGCTGGCCCTCGCCGACCCGGCCACGCCCCGGCTCGGCCTGCGTCGGCGGGCGCTACGGGCCGAGGAACTGGCCGCCAAGGTCACCCAGAAATGGGTTTCCTTCCGCTACTGGCAGCTGACCCGCGCCCGTACCCGCCGGAAGTTCCGCAACCCCTGGGACCGGGCGTACACCCTGTTCTGGCAGCTGGCGAAGGGGGATGGCGCCTGGCGGCGGCTGGAGCCCGGCCTGTGGGACTACGAGCTGGCCTACGGGCCGGTGGTCGACGAGCTGCGCCCGGACCTGATCCACGCCAACGACTTCCGGATGCTCGGCGTGGCTGCCCGGGCCAAGATCCGCGCCGCCGTCGAGGGTCGCGAGATCAAGGTGGTCTGGGACGCCCACGAGTTCCTGCCCGGGCTCAAGCCGTGGCGGGACAACGCCCGCTGGCTCCCCGCGCACCGGGCGCACGAGCGGGAGTACGCCCCGTACGCCGACGCCGTGATGACCGTCTCCGGCGACCTGGCCGAGCTGCTGCGGCGGGAGCACGGGCTCGCCGAGCTGCCGGACGTGGTGCTCAACGCGCCGGCCGCGCACCACGAGGAGCTCGTCCCGGACGCCCCCGCGCCGGACCTGCGCGCACTCTGCGGCATCGGTCCCGACGTGCCGCTGCTGGTCTACAGCGGGGCCGCCGCCCGCCAGCGCGGTCTCGACATCATGGTCGACGCGCTGCCCCAGCTGCCCGGGGTGCACGTGGCGCTGGTGGTCAACAAGCCGACCGGCCCGTACGTCTCCGGGGTGCTGGCCCGGGCCGCGAAGCTCGGCGTCGCCGACCGGGTGCACGCGCTGCCCTACGTGGCCCACTGGCAGGTGGTGCCGTTCCTGTCCGGCGCCGACGCGGGGGTCATCCCGATCCACCACTGGCCCAACCACGAGATCGCGTTGATCACCAAGTTCTTCGAGTACTCGCACGCCCGGCTGCCGCTCGTGGTCAGCGACGTGAAGACGATGGCCGAGACCGTGCGGTCCACCGGCCAGGGCGAGGTGTTCCGCGCCGAGGACGTGGCCGACTACGTTCGCGCGGTGCGCGTCGTCCTCGCCGACCCGGCCCGCTACCGGGCCGCCTACGACCGCCCCGGCCTGCTGGCGAACTGGACCTGGGAGGCGCAGGCCGAGGTGCTCGACGGTGTCTACTCCCGGCTGCTGCCGGACCGCCCTCGGGCCGTGGCCGGCACGCCGGCGGAGCCGGGCGCGCCGCAGCCGCCGGTGGGAGCCGCCCGGTGA